Sequence from the Rutidosis leptorrhynchoides isolate AG116_Rl617_1_P2 chromosome 3, CSIRO_AGI_Rlap_v1, whole genome shotgun sequence genome:
aaataataataaggctGCATTCTTGAGTTTTTTTATGGGCAGAAAGAAAAGGAAACGGATGGATAAATATGAATGTTATAAAGTAAGAGTTGGTAATTCTAGAGTTTTGAAGATGATGGTGAATAAGATAAATTAAATGAAAGAGATGAAAAACCATAAAAGGTCAAAAAAATACCCTCACAGGAATTGCATGTGTAATGAGTGGACGAAAAAATTAGACGACATACTAACTAGTGAACTATCTGTGAAAAGTGTGAAAACCACGGGGACTATTtgcattaataatttttttatctgGTCAAAACTTTACATCGGTTGATAATAACACAAACAATAAGTTTATAGCCTACACTAGTATTCTTTTGGGTATATAACTTACATCCGAATAAAAaagaaagtatatgacctatttgtagcTTTAATCCTTTAATTAATTTGCTCAAATGTTTTTTTATTTGACTGCAGGCCAAGTTAGCTCGGTTGAACAGTGTGGATCCGGCCTTGGTGGTTCAACATTTCCCGAACTCAGTTTAATTAATTTGGTCAAGTTTCCAGAATTGGAACAAATGCATCCAGAAACCCTGAACCTGATGCGAGTATACGTGAATCTATTGAACAACCTAGAGGTTATGTTTGACCAGGTGATGGAAGACCCTGAAACTCGTGAATTCCTTGATCGGAATCCAGAAATCGGTTACAAGCTCAACGATCCCGCCACCAAACGAAGAATGGAGGCTCtaagaaaccacgctctaaaaactGAAATCTTGCGTGAAATGATGCGTTTTGCAGACCGAGTGCTTAGCCTAATTGACGCGTTTGCAGCTGGGGGTGGTGATCTGGGCGGGGCGGAGACGACTACTGGTTCTCCTGCTCTGAATACCGACCCGCTTCCCAATCCTTGTGCTGCTGCTGGTGGAAAGCATCGATTATTCCCACTCTTTGATCAActcatatgtattaatattattatatatgctctgtgtgtatattaataatataataataataaataataattaggcTGCATTCTTGAGTCTTTTTATGGGCAGAAGGGAAAGGAAACGGATGAATAAGAAATTAATTAACCATTTtttagttatattttataaaaaattaaAGGAGTTGAGAGGAAAGGGTTTGAGGGGAAACTACAAGGACTTTTCACTTAGATTTTCACTTAGAATGGAAAACAAATCTTTTTATGAATACAATGACTATCGGTTAACTTTATTAGGCTATTAtcactttcattttttttttttttttttttttttttcttcatatacGTTATCTGCACTAGAGATGTTTACTCAAATCTACATAAATCTGCACAGTGGTGGAGATATAAATCTGCTACAACGGTAGCAGTATATATCACAAGTAATAACACTCGTCTAATATAAACATGTaatattatattagatattaaaataTTATATGGTCTCTAACTAGAAGctataaccaaattaatattatatctgtatttgtatttgtatttgtatttgtatttgtatttgtatttgtatttgtatctgTATATATAATTTGGATAATAACTGTGGCATGTTTCCAGAATTGAAACGTTTGAATCCAAAAGATCTGAAAATGATTCGAGAACTCGTGTTAGATATCGGAAACGAGCATGATCTCGCCGCCCTCGGACGAAAAATGGAGGATCTTAAAATGGCGGCTCTAAGTAACCCTGAACGCTTGCGTAGAATTATGCGTAACATAGACTTAGTGATTGTGGGAATTGAAGAAAAAGTCATGAAGGCTAAATCGAATATGTTTGCAGCTGTTTTGGGTGGTGGTGATCCGGGCGGGGTGGCTCAAAACCAGGCGGCTAACCGTGCAACCACTGGTGGTAGGGTAGAGTAGGTGTcatgttttaaaaaaatatttaattaaGAGTGGTTAGCGTATTCAATTACGATGTTTCGGAGAAGATTTTGTCATTTTGTTACGATGATGCTAGTCTACTCATGACATTAGTAGCTATCTATATATAGACTCAACATGATGACCATTGTACATTTACCCTTCCACATCTCTTTAAACACTCTTAACGACACATCTTCAACTTTTGTTTCTTAATTGACCACAAATTCTAATTGATCTTGTGATTAAGTTACCCTCCATAAGGCCCTTATTTTTGTCCTCAAGCCCCTAGTGTTTCAAATTGCAATTCTCGTGGCCTTTTTATTTGAGATGTCATGATAAATGACTAACAAAGTAATAATTAATTTCTCATTTTGGCCCATTTTGGGTCCCTGCTCTCATGAATTTCTCCACATAAACAAAGGGCCCAACTAAAAACTCCTAAATGATCAGAATGAATAAGACCTAATCCTAATACACACATAAACTTGGTTTTTAATAGACTAACTATAAACTGGTGAGCATGAAGTAGTATGAACTACTCCTATAACATACTGTGCAGCCAAGAAccgaatctaaaaataaaaagtttCTTAGAGCCATGCATCATTGGCAACTTTTAAAGCAAAATAGAATTTGTATTTTATTCATTagctacgtattattattattattattattattattattattattattattattattattattattattattattattattattattattattattattattattattattattattataagcaatAGAGAAAGATACCAAGGCTAATTAAAGAACTGCTTTTGTTACTTCAGGGTGTGTTTATTTGGGGTTGATTGATTAACAGGTATTGAAAAAACCGTACCGTGGCAAGGCAACTTCGTTGATTTTGCAAAGTAACATTGTAAGTAACAACATTCATATAGTTCTAGGCTTCTATCCCATCAACTGTTCAATGGCTACACACAAAGAGAACactaaatatattttattattataattgttcttTTACGTTCCTGAGATTGAGCCACACGTTTTTTTACCGTTTCTGACGCTAATTTTaacgtttatttattttttttaaatccatTTTTCTGTCTAGAAAAATTCATATCACTGTTCATTTTTTCATACCAAAAACACACTTTTCACAATTCATTTCATTCACATTTTACATTTATAATATTTATGGAGTCGTATTTAAGACATTTTAAATCCAATTCGAAAGACGAGCTTATTGTTGAACTTATTAAAGAATTAGAAGAGTCCGAGCCCGAACGCATGCCAAGAGTCCGAGGATACATCCTGAAGGAGTGTGAGGTTGTTACAAAATGCTTGTGGGATGATTATTTTTGTGGGATGACAAAGTATACGCCCACACAATTTAAAAGACGTTTTCGTATGTGGTGAGAATTATTTTCCGAGTTGCGCAAAGTATAATTAATTTATCTAGTAATAATATTCCTGGACATTTTAGATATTTTTCCGAACGTTATGGTGCAATTTGTAGACAAACTTTTACAACATTACAAAAGTGTAATGTCgagtttcaagatgtttaatttatttttgtatttcCAATTTTATGTAATCGTTAAATTTTGCGTAAATGTGAATTTTAATGAAGTATTTAGTTTATCTATTTTTTATCTTTAAtatgtcttttatatatttaactaGCTAAAGAACCAGCCGCGTGTTGTTTCGGTTCCGTTCTGTGGACTTTTAAAGAAGTTACAGCAAATAGTATCGCTTTATATCACATcgactattaaataaaaataataattattataataatattaatttacagtactttaataataacaatagtaaaatGAGTTGCAAAAAAATTAGGAAAAAGGAAAAAGCATATGGGAAGGGCTAATTGTTGTATTTAGTATTCCAATGACACAATTTTTAGTGTTTAATaggataataacaataacaataataataataataataataacaatatcaatagtaACAAAATGAATGAGggataaaaaaaataagaaaaaggagAATGCATGTGGGAAGGACTAATTGTAATAGTACAATTTTTTAATGTCTAATATTCTAATAATATTAGACTATATTTAGGGTAACTCGTTTGTTGATGCGGACGAGATATTGTACAAAAATATATGTTTATCGTTAAAATATTTTACTTGTACTGCActtaagaaaataaaaaaaaatccagtTAATCCTATCAAATATGTATATTTTAATTCCTATAATTTAATCAATTAAATTCACATAATTTAGTTGTTTAAAATGTTTGAATATAGTTAAATAAAAATTGATAATAATTGTTATTACTTTCCATTCATGTACGTTAACAAtagaaataattgtgccgttggtccctcggttttaccccaaaaagctaacagcgtccctcgAGTTTTTTTTTTGGCTTTCAGAATCCCTCTATTATCAATCTTTGTGTTTAAGCGTCCCTCCGTCAGTCAGACGTCAAAGTTGGACGTTAAGTGCCATCACGTGCATGAAACGTGATGGCTATTTTGGTCATTTTGCAGTTTAAACAGATGGCACGTTCGCTTATAAATTAAATGGGTTCCCTCCATCGACGATCAACATCCCCAAATCAATTGCAATTAAAAACCCTAAAAAAAACATTCACAAATTGTTCGATCGAGATGGAATGCTGGTGTGGTCGTCCAGCTGTTGTTCGTATTTCGGGAACAGATGCTAACCCTGGTCGTCGATTCTATTGTTGTGCATCACAGGTAATTATCAAAAACCCTAAATTCGTCCCTAATTTGTATAATTAATTTTGATGGATTATATATGTTGCAGAGGGGTAGTTGCACATTCTTTGCATGGTACGATCCTCCGAATCCAGTGATAGCTGCAGTGTATGAACGGCTTCGTAATGAAGAAAGAAATTCTAGGACTTGGAAGTTAATGTGCATTTTTAGTTGGTGTGTGCTTGCCATGTATTACTTTAGTAATTGATCTACAATGTAGTGTTTTGGAAGCTTTTGTTTTAGTATGTCTTTGGTATGTTTTGGAAGCTTTTGGTTTAGCATGTGTTTGGTATGTTTTGGAAGGCTTAGTTTTGTTGTGGCTATATGTAAATGAAATCAGTGTATGGATGTTGAAGTAATGAATGAAATGAAAGGTTATTTGATCAAGATGTGTTTGTAGAATGTAAACATATACAATTGTTGATGTAATGCAACACAAGTACCAAAATGCAATTGCAATTTGCTTCCCTATTCAGTTTTTGTTATCCAAAAATGCAATTGCAATTGTCTTTAACCTGATTTGAACATGTAACATCAAATAACAATGGAAACAACTTGAAATGTcaaattaaaacaaccattacaTAGTGAACATAAGACAATTAGTTTACTACCATTACATAAACACTAAACAAAAGATTCAAGTACCAAAAGACAATTAGTTTACTCATCACACCATTACACAAGTACCAAAAGACAGGTAGAATTGTTCAAGTTCACAACCATAACAAATATTAAGACAAAAGATCCAACAGAATtatctatttcttcttcttcccaaCTGCTACAGCCTTTCCCTTCTTATTCACACATCCACCACCACTAGTAGATGCATCCCCTTTTCCTTTAGGACAACCTCTCTTATTATGTCCATACTCTCCACATGATCCACACTTCTTCAACTTACCTGATAGTTACATAGAAACAACCATACTAAGAAATTTAAACTAAGTAAATAGAAAATTTTTTTAAAAGTTAAATAACTATTACCTTGTGTTGACAGTTTTCCTCCTTCACCAATCTCATCAACTTCATTTGCAGACATCCTTCTTTTTTTCTTAGGTCTTCCAGGAGTGGAAATCTTTTTGGAGCCACAAGTGTGTACAAATCACCAGATTTTGGCCATAAATGCCTGCCATTCAAAGGCTCAATTGTAAACTGATAGGTATTGTTCCAAGTAGTTAACTGTTACACATAATGAACCCAAGTTTCTGGATCACCAACTTCAAAACCATTTTCAACCATATTCCAGTTGATTGCAACTGCATGTTTGCATGGTATGCCAGTTAACTCCCACTTTTTACAGGCACAAGTTCTGGTCTCCATATCAACAACAAACTGCTCAGCTGGTTGTCCATTGATTGCTGGTCCACTAACTTGGTATTTTTGGTTTCCTCCCCATAAGCAGCATTATCAAATTCTTTTAACTGGTTCATTGCATGTTCAAACTCAGGTACAGTTGTCACAGTGGCACACCTCCACAAGTGATTTTTATATGCCACTCCTCTAAATGAACCTTTCATATTGCCATGAATATGCCTTAAACAATGTATGTGCTCAGCACATGGAAACAAATTCTCTACAGCATGTACCAAACCCTAATAACATAAATTAATCAAAATAACATTAACCAAACCCTAATAACAATTAATTAGATATGAATGAATAATTAGGTATGAATATAAACAAATAATACCTTTTGTCTATCTGATATGAATGTAAAGTTAGAGTTGCTGCACAAATCAAGATCTTCACCCAAACATTTTAAAAACCAAGTCCAAGAAGCTCCACATTCTAGCTCTACAATGGTATATGCTACAGGATAAATGCCATTGTTGGAATCAACACCAACAGCAGTTAAAATACAACCTTTTGCAGGTTCCTTCATGAAACAACCATCTAATCCCAACAAATCTCTACCAATTGCCTTGAATCCTTTCTTGAGTGCTCCCAGACATACATAAATTCTTTTGAAAACTCTAGTTTTAGATTTAAGGTTACCAGGTTCCACATCAAGTTTCACAGTTGTACCAGGATTAGACCTCTGCAGTTCTAAGATGTAATCTCTAAGTTCCCCATACTGTGATTGATAGTCCCCTTGCATCACCTTAGTTGCAGTTTTTAAAGCACGATATGCTTTATATTCAGAGATTACAAGTTCCAAATTTGTTTCCAAAAAAGCCTTAACAGCTTTAATAGGTATTTTGGGATTTGTGGCTAATTTGGGCAACACCTTGGTTGATAAGAATTTGTAAGTGCAGAATGGTAGCTTTCTGGATTGTTTGCAAGTGTGATGGGGTTTGTAGGTTTTCACCTCCCATTCATGGCAATCTGGTTATTTGGATATCAATAAGACAAAGTCACATTTAATAATCAATTTTCTTTTCACCCACTCCCTTTTTGCAGGTGCACAAGATTCCCCCTTATCACATTTATTGGAATCCCCCTTGACTTGTTTGTCTTTACCCTTTAAACGTTTGTCTTTACTTTTCCCACCTAAACTCCCTTTTTTACCAATTCCTTTTACTCTGCTGGTCCCCTCACCACACTTATGACCAACCATTTATTTATTGCACTCTTGACTACCACCATCAGCATCTACTGGGTTAGCCACTCCTGATTTAGTAACAAGCCCTTCACATCGAACCGTAAtcctttttttttatcatttttaacaaacacAAGCTTCCTTCTTGTTTCAATAGCATGTAAATGAACTACTTCCTTAACCTCAGCTTTTGATTCAAACTTTTGCCCAAGATAAAAAAAGGTCTTTCCAATCTCTGCATTTGATTCCACATGTGCTCTAATCCCACGAATTTTCTTCTTCCTTATAGCTTCTTCATCACTTTCAAAATCATAACTCTCAAACCCATCATTATTCAATTCTTCTAGATCATGATCATCCTCGTTTTCTACAACATCTGTGTTGAAAACCTTAGAACCATTACCCATAAACTCAATATATTTATCAATGTTGAAGGTGAAGTCTCTCAtgtctacatcatcatcatcaattcgaTTTTCCTCATCTGTTTCAATATAATCACCATCTTCACTACCTTCACTAGCTTCACTACCTGCATTACCTTCACTAACATTCTCATCA
This genomic interval carries:
- the LOC139900257 gene encoding uncharacterized protein, which produces MVGHKCGEGTSRVKGIGKKGSLGGKSKDKRLKGKDKQVKGDSNKYCHEWEVKTYKPHHTCKQSRKLPFCTYKFLSTKVLPKLATNPKIPIKAVKAFLETNLELVISEYKAYRALKTATKVMQGDYQSQYGELRDYILELQRSNPGTTVKLDVEPGNLKSKTRVFKRIYVCLGALKKGFKAIGRDLLGLDGCFMKEPAKGCILTAVGVDSNNGIYPVAYTIVELECGASWTWFLKCLGEDLDLCSNSNFTFISDRQKGLVHAVENLFPCAEHIHCLRHIHGNMKGSFRGVAYKNHLWRCATVTTVPEFEHAMNQLKEFDNAAYGEETKNTKLVDQQSMDNQLSSLLLIWRPELVPVKSGS
- the LOC139900256 gene encoding uncharacterized protein, which codes for MHPETLIVMRDLTNLMSNADVLLDKVRNNPQIRENLRTIMRTADQVLRGFDENNQEANSNPFTAVLGGGDLGGAAQNQAANLATTGGDLGGAETTTGSPAPSTDPLPNPGAAAGGQVSSVEQCGSGLGGSTFPELSLINLVKFPELEQMHPETLNLMRVYVNLLNNLEVMFDQVMEDPETREFLDRNPEIGYKLNDPATKRRMEALRNHALKTEILREMMRFADRVLSLIDAFAAGGGDLGGAETTTGSPALNTDPLPNPCAAAGGKHRLFPLFDQLICINIIIYALDVYSNLHKSAQWWRYKSATTVAVYITKLKRLNPKDLKMIRELVLDIGNEHDLAALGRKMEDLKMAALSNPERLRRIMRNIDLVIVGIEEKVMKAKSNMFAAVLGGGDPGGVAQNQAANRATTGGRVLKKPYRGKATSLILQSNILKNQPRVVSVPFCGLLKKLQQIVSLYITSTIK